In a genomic window of Hyphomonas sp.:
- a CDS encoding DUF805 domain-containing protein — MRGQVLKADSAEGLGIILGDDGARYKFSQAQVRDDNRLVQGHEVDFVAMGDEARDIYLLQPRGAQAAAAAPAQAPMAAAAAPAYARIPAVKSDGIWTYFLRCLSSNYFQFHGRARRQEYWGFILFYILTFFVALILDTILTLAVFGVDDSDGYFLPIFTVLWWLYTIIPGIAVTVRRFHDQDLSGWMYLLNLIPYIGGLIVLVFMFIDSRPEENVHGPSPKYGARSMADTFA; from the coding sequence ATGCGCGGACAGGTTTTGAAGGCGGATTCCGCCGAGGGGCTCGGCATCATTCTTGGGGATGATGGCGCACGCTACAAATTCTCTCAGGCGCAGGTGCGCGATGACAACCGGCTGGTGCAGGGCCATGAAGTTGATTTCGTGGCCATGGGCGATGAAGCGCGTGACATCTACCTGCTTCAGCCGCGCGGGGCGCAAGCGGCAGCGGCTGCTCCGGCGCAGGCGCCCATGGCTGCTGCGGCGGCGCCGGCCTATGCCCGAATCCCGGCAGTGAAGAGTGACGGCATCTGGACCTATTTTCTCCGGTGCCTGTCCTCCAATTACTTCCAGTTCCATGGCCGCGCGCGCCGACAGGAGTATTGGGGCTTTATCCTGTTCTACATTCTGACGTTCTTTGTTGCGCTCATACTGGACACCATTCTGACACTGGCAGTATTCGGCGTGGATGACTCCGATGGATACTTCCTGCCGATCTTCACGGTCCTCTGGTGGCTTTACACCATCATTCCCGGCATCGCGGTCACCGTACGTCGGTTCCACGACCAGGACCTGTCCGGCTGGATGTATCTGCTGAACCTGATCCCCTATATCGGCGGCCTGATCGTGCTGGTCTTCATGTTCATCGACAGCCGGCCAGAAGAGAATGTGCATGGCCCGAGTCCGAAATACGGGGCCCGGAGCATGGCCGACACGTTTGCCTGA
- a CDS encoding enoyl-CoA hydratase/isomerase family protein, giving the protein MSNEVSVEVHRGVGRITLTRPKALHALNAPMCDTILAALERWAEDPTVYLVMIDHEDGTRGFCAGGDIRMLAESGAGDAGEARAFFRVEYRMNAALKTFPKPVLAIMDGVTMGGGVGLSVHGSHRVATERTLFAMPETGIGLFPDVGGGWFLPRLSGELGTWLALTGARLKGVDVAAARVATHYLPSELIPNLKKQVESADFSVGAAEMLNEILRGLTHAVPPGSFEAHREVIDACFARETAEEIVAALEASGDDWAVEQAATLRTKSPETVKVALRQVREGAKMETFEDNMRMEYRIGWRKVQSHDFLEGVRAVIIDKDNDPKWQPATLEEVSEADVAAYFEQLGADELTFGD; this is encoded by the coding sequence ATGTCGAATGAGGTATCGGTCGAGGTCCATCGCGGTGTGGGCCGCATCACGCTGACCCGTCCGAAGGCGCTGCACGCGCTGAATGCGCCGATGTGCGACACGATTCTGGCGGCGCTGGAGCGTTGGGCCGAGGATCCCACCGTCTACCTGGTCATGATTGATCATGAGGACGGCACGCGGGGGTTCTGTGCCGGGGGGGACATTCGCATGCTGGCCGAAAGTGGCGCAGGCGATGCCGGCGAGGCGCGGGCCTTCTTCCGTGTCGAATACCGCATGAATGCCGCGCTGAAGACTTTTCCCAAGCCGGTGCTGGCCATCATGGACGGTGTGACGATGGGCGGCGGGGTCGGCTTGTCGGTGCACGGCTCCCATCGCGTTGCGACTGAGCGCACCCTGTTCGCCATGCCGGAAACCGGGATCGGCCTGTTCCCGGATGTCGGCGGTGGCTGGTTCCTGCCGCGACTGTCCGGCGAACTTGGTACCTGGCTCGCCCTGACCGGTGCGCGCCTGAAGGGTGTGGACGTGGCGGCTGCGCGCGTGGCGACCCATTATCTGCCGTCCGAACTGATCCCGAATTTGAAGAAGCAGGTGGAAAGTGCCGACTTCTCCGTTGGCGCGGCCGAGATGCTGAACGAGATCCTGCGGGGTCTGACCCATGCTGTCCCGCCGGGCAGTTTCGAGGCTCATCGCGAGGTGATCGATGCGTGCTTTGCCCGGGAGACGGCCGAGGAGATTGTCGCGGCATTGGAGGCTTCCGGCGATGACTGGGCCGTGGAGCAGGCGGCTACCCTTCGCACCAAGTCGCCGGAGACGGTGAAGGTGGCGCTGCGCCAGGTGCGTGAAGGCGCAAAGATGGAAACCTTCGAGGACAATATGCGGATGGAGTACCGCATTGGCTGGCGCAAGGTGCAGAGCCATGACTTCCTCGAAGGCGTGCGCGCCGTGATCATCGACAAGGACAATGACCCGAAATGGCAGCCCGCGACGCTGGAGGAGGTCAGCGAGGCAGATGTCGCGGCATATTTCGAGCAGCTTGGGGCCGATGAATTGACCTTTGGGGATTGA